A window from Candidatus Latescibacterota bacterium encodes these proteins:
- a CDS encoding peptidylprolyl isomerase, translating to MSSRRAVLSVLLGLIALPGAGARAADAPADSSGQTLPVLEQVVATVDDEVVLLGEIVADVQYHALQQGAMPSPAEQRELLQEARDRRIEEKLLVAKAKRDQIQIGDEDLNMALDGHIDQLRKQAGGDAGFARELDREGITERELRRNLREPMREQLLAQRVVERLSLDTQVGDEELRGFYEQNKNNPEIIPLRPKAAQLSHIVVIPQASPERERELRDKLAEIHRRLDAGEDFGDVAKALSQGPAAARGGDLGWWDLKDIALPELALAVANLPPGAVTDDVQSEQGYHVLKMEERDGQRVHFRQIFVPLPISDGERQAARDRAREAWQRLQAGEDWDKVVAEYSDDTPTKDKGGLLPPIPEEQLDDRYLSIVEALEPGEYSGVFLGKHGYQILRLESRDASRAFAFDEVADQLRTQLIARKRNQAIQNYLGQLEQELLVTRVPLPPLEQIAGLSPGG from the coding sequence ATGTCATCGCGCCGTGCCGTCCTGTCCGTCCTTCTCGGCCTGATCGCGCTGCCGGGGGCCGGCGCGCGCGCGGCCGACGCTCCCGCCGACAGCAGCGGCCAGACCCTGCCCGTGCTCGAGCAGGTGGTGGCCACCGTGGACGACGAGGTGGTGCTCCTCGGCGAGATCGTGGCGGACGTTCAGTACCACGCCCTGCAGCAGGGCGCCATGCCGAGCCCCGCGGAGCAGCGCGAGCTGCTGCAGGAGGCCCGCGATCGCCGCATCGAGGAGAAGCTGCTCGTGGCCAAGGCGAAGCGCGATCAGATCCAGATCGGCGACGAGGACCTGAACATGGCCCTCGACGGGCACATCGACCAGCTGCGGAAACAGGCCGGCGGTGACGCGGGCTTCGCGCGGGAACTGGACCGCGAGGGCATCACCGAGCGGGAGCTGCGGCGCAACCTGCGCGAGCCCATGCGCGAGCAGCTGCTGGCGCAGCGCGTGGTGGAGCGTCTGAGCCTCGACACCCAGGTCGGCGACGAGGAGTTGCGCGGCTTCTACGAGCAGAACAAGAACAACCCGGAGATCATCCCGCTGCGTCCCAAGGCCGCGCAGCTTTCGCACATCGTCGTGATTCCCCAGGCCAGCCCCGAGCGCGAGCGCGAGCTGCGCGACAAGCTCGCCGAGATCCACCGGCGCCTCGACGCCGGCGAGGACTTCGGGGACGTCGCCAAGGCGCTCAGCCAGGGCCCGGCCGCGGCGCGCGGCGGCGATCTCGGCTGGTGGGACCTCAAGGACATCGCCCTGCCGGAGCTGGCCCTCGCCGTGGCGAACCTGCCCCCGGGCGCGGTGACCGACGACGTCCAGAGCGAGCAGGGCTACCACGTCCTCAAGATGGAAGAGCGCGACGGCCAGCGTGTCCACTTCCGGCAGATCTTCGTGCCGCTGCCCATCTCCGACGGCGAGCGCCAGGCCGCGCGGGATCGCGCGCGGGAGGCGTGGCAGCGCCTGCAGGCGGGCGAGGACTGGGACAAGGTCGTGGCGGAGTACAGCGACGACACGCCCACCAAGGACAAGGGCGGCCTGCTGCCGCCCATCCCCGAGGAGCAGCTGGACGACCGCTACCTCAGCATCGTCGAGGCCCTCGAGCCCGGCGAGTACTCGGGCGTGTTCCTGGGCAAGCACGGCTATCAGATCCTGCGGCTGGAATCGCGGGACGCGTCGCGCGCCTTCGCCTTCGACGAGGTCGCCGACCAGCTGCGCACCCAGCTCATCGCGCGCAAGCGCAACCAGGCCATCCAGAACTACCTGGGCCAGCTCGAGCAGGAGCTGCTGGTCACGCGGGTCCCGCTGCCTCCGCTGGAGCAGATCGCGGGACTCAGCCCCGGCGGTTGA